Proteins encoded within one genomic window of Dyadobacter chenhuakuii:
- a CDS encoding helix-turn-helix domain-containing protein codes for MKLYIKYMVSLRCKMMVEEELRKLEIAYSLIDLGMVEIAGEIYPQQREMLKNNLLKSGLELMDDKKSILIEKIKNLIIQMIHHSDEFPKINHSDYISQQLGYDYTYLANVFSEVKGITIQQFIIIHKIERVKELILYDELNLTQISYKMNYSSVAYLSNQFKQITGLTPSFYKQLKGKRSGNLENV; via the coding sequence ATGAAACTCTACATTAAGTATATGGTCAGCTTGCGGTGCAAAATGATGGTTGAGGAGGAACTGCGCAAGTTGGAGATAGCCTACTCGCTCATTGACTTGGGCATGGTGGAAATTGCAGGTGAAATATATCCGCAGCAGCGTGAAATGCTAAAAAACAACCTGCTCAAATCCGGGCTGGAATTGATGGATGATAAAAAAAGTATTCTGATTGAGAAAATTAAAAATCTCATTATTCAGATGATCCACCATTCTGATGAATTTCCCAAAATCAATCATTCAGACTACATCAGCCAGCAATTGGGTTATGATTACACCTATCTGGCCAATGTATTTTCCGAGGTAAAGGGCATTACGATCCAGCAATTTATCATCATTCACAAAATTGAAAGGGTAAAAGAACTGATCCTATACGACGAGCTTAACCTGACGCAGATATCCTACAAAATGAATTACAGCAGCGTAGCCTATTTGTCCAATCAGTTCAAGCAGATCACGGGTCTTACGCCGTCTTTTTATAAACAATTAAAAGGTAAAAGAAGCGGGAATTTGGAAAACGTGTGA
- a CDS encoding SusC/RagA family TonB-linked outer membrane protein codes for MNPFRQNPLPGLCRLLCAVTVAGIMHSPGILQAAPAPVAAANSPHRRIDKTLTGKVIDEKNTPLPGVSVIIKGTSRGTTTGTDGSFTLVVEDAAQTLTFSFIGYTSQDVAIGNQSAFNITLLPSSEELTEVVVVGYGTQSSAAVTGAVSNIQAKDLIRTPSVGTSDALVGRVQGITARKADARPGAATTIQIRNLGTPLFVIDGIPSDATNFNNLGQNDIESVSILKDASAAVYGLRAANGVVLVTTKRGKAGDGPARINISGYYGLQNFTRYPKPASAYQHMRGLVESDVNQGRTPSITPEELAKWKAGTEKGYQSFDYYKMVMRPNVPQYSLNANVSGGTEKISYFLSVGHLSQDALIKDYSFKRTNVQANVESSITKRLKVGAQISARIEDRFQVGVPGLDDYFNPFLSIFTMWPTERPYANDNPKYINQTHNVNVNPATYKRDITGYIDEITRVVKGNFYAEYDFAFGLKVKGTYSYQYHNFDFDGFEYTYDAYKYDEATDKYNVVAGGGNQNPWRERRKRNIVDRFAQLQLNYSKTFGDHELSAVAAYEQSDNVNTYLVVHTVPPNNYIPLMSFANQDLLIDEWSTEARAGYIGRVNYNFKQKYLLEAVGRYDGSFLYAPGKRFGFFPGVSAGWRISEENFFKGKLENVFSSLKIRASYGRTGSDRNATVVNEPFIVSPFSYLPGYNFLQGSAIFNGQYNIGVRPRGLPITTLSWITNISTNLGIDFGLLGGKLNGQVDIFQRKRDGLPAARYDVLLPSEVGYTLPNENLNSDTHRGIEGVLTYKSAVGQIDYTVSANATLSRRRDLDFYKPRFGNSYNEYRDSYVDRWGNINWGYQVEGQFQSQEQIESHLIDNDGQGNRTHLPGDFIYKDVNGDGIINTLDERPIGYAEGANPYLSFALNGSVSYKGFSLFADFAGASLQSFQRAFELKIPYQNNGTSPHFMLEDRWHREDPFDPNSKWIPGTYPAIRKDNSSHVNFRKSDFWITNVRYIRLRNIELGYSFDQKVFKKLGSSGLRIYVNASNLFSIDNVKKYEIDPEISSGNALVYPQQRLFNAGFSINF; via the coding sequence ATGAACCCATTTAGACAAAATCCCCTCCCGGGACTTTGCAGGCTTCTTTGTGCCGTCACGGTAGCAGGGATAATGCATTCTCCGGGCATTTTACAAGCTGCACCCGCACCCGTAGCGGCAGCAAACAGTCCGCACAGGCGCATTGATAAAACCCTGACCGGGAAGGTTATCGATGAAAAAAATACGCCATTGCCTGGCGTAAGCGTCATTATCAAAGGCACCAGCCGGGGAACGACCACTGGCACCGACGGAAGCTTTACACTGGTGGTTGAAGATGCGGCTCAGACGCTGACTTTTTCTTTCATAGGATACACATCGCAAGATGTAGCCATTGGCAATCAGTCTGCATTTAACATTACATTACTACCTAGCAGCGAGGAGCTTACGGAAGTTGTGGTGGTAGGATATGGCACGCAATCTTCTGCGGCGGTAACGGGCGCGGTAAGCAACATTCAGGCCAAAGACCTCATCCGCACGCCATCGGTTGGTACTTCTGATGCGCTGGTGGGCCGCGTTCAGGGGATTACTGCCCGAAAAGCAGATGCCCGTCCGGGTGCTGCGACCACTATCCAGATCCGGAACCTGGGAACCCCGCTTTTTGTCATCGACGGAATTCCCTCCGATGCGACCAACTTCAATAACCTGGGTCAGAACGATATTGAAAGTGTTTCGATCCTTAAAGATGCTTCTGCCGCAGTATATGGACTCCGTGCAGCGAACGGGGTTGTTTTGGTCACGACAAAAAGAGGAAAAGCAGGGGATGGTCCCGCCCGGATCAACATTTCGGGTTACTATGGTTTGCAGAATTTTACGCGTTACCCCAAGCCGGCGAGCGCTTACCAGCACATGCGAGGGCTTGTGGAATCGGACGTGAACCAGGGTCGTACGCCTTCTATTACGCCCGAGGAACTTGCCAAATGGAAAGCGGGGACTGAAAAGGGTTATCAGAGTTTTGATTATTACAAAATGGTGATGCGTCCCAATGTGCCGCAATATTCATTGAATGCCAATGTATCCGGCGGCACGGAAAAGATCAGCTACTTCCTTTCTGTGGGTCATCTGAGCCAGGATGCCCTTATCAAAGATTACAGTTTTAAGCGTACCAACGTGCAGGCGAATGTGGAGTCGAGCATTACCAAGAGGCTGAAAGTCGGCGCGCAGATTAGTGCCCGTATTGAAGACCGTTTTCAGGTGGGTGTGCCGGGACTGGATGATTATTTCAACCCTTTCCTGAGCATATTTACCATGTGGCCAACCGAACGCCCTTATGCCAATGATAATCCGAAGTACATCAACCAGACTCACAATGTAAATGTGAACCCTGCTACCTATAAGCGGGATATTACGGGTTATATTGACGAGATCACACGCGTGGTGAAGGGTAACTTTTATGCGGAATACGATTTTGCATTCGGCCTGAAAGTGAAGGGAACGTATTCATATCAATACCACAATTTCGATTTTGATGGTTTTGAATACACTTACGATGCTTATAAATATGATGAGGCCACCGACAAATACAATGTCGTAGCAGGTGGGGGAAACCAGAATCCATGGCGTGAGCGTCGCAAACGCAACATTGTGGACCGCTTCGCACAGTTGCAGCTGAATTATAGCAAAACCTTCGGCGATCACGAGCTTTCCGCTGTTGCAGCCTACGAGCAGTCGGACAATGTGAACACTTACCTGGTTGTGCACACTGTTCCGCCAAACAATTACATTCCGTTGATGTCGTTTGCGAATCAGGATTTGCTGATCGATGAGTGGAGTACGGAAGCGCGCGCAGGATACATTGGCCGTGTGAATTATAATTTCAAACAAAAATATTTGCTTGAAGCGGTGGGCCGTTACGATGGCTCTTTCCTATATGCACCCGGAAAAAGGTTCGGTTTCTTTCCCGGCGTTTCCGCGGGGTGGCGGATCTCAGAGGAGAATTTCTTCAAGGGAAAGCTTGAAAACGTGTTCAGCAGCCTGAAAATCCGCGCTTCTTATGGTCGCACGGGGAGTGACAGGAACGCCACTGTTGTGAATGAACCATTCATCGTATCGCCATTCAGTTATTTGCCCGGCTATAACTTCCTGCAGGGAAGCGCCATTTTCAATGGACAATACAACATTGGCGTAAGGCCGCGCGGGTTGCCCATTACGACGCTTTCCTGGATCACCAACATTTCTACCAACCTCGGAATTGACTTCGGTCTGCTGGGCGGGAAATTGAATGGTCAGGTTGATATTTTCCAGAGAAAAAGAGACGGACTTCCTGCTGCCCGTTATGACGTGCTGCTGCCATCAGAAGTAGGCTATACATTGCCCAACGAAAACCTGAACAGCGATACGCACCGGGGAATTGAAGGGGTGCTTACCTACAAAAGCGCAGTAGGTCAAATTGATTACACAGTTAGTGCCAACGCAACATTATCCCGCCGCCGTGACCTGGATTTCTATAAACCGCGTTTCGGGAACTCCTACAATGAATACCGCGACTCGTACGTAGACCGCTGGGGCAACATTAACTGGGGTTACCAGGTTGAAGGGCAGTTTCAGTCGCAGGAACAAATTGAGAGTCACCTGATTGACAATGACGGACAAGGCAACCGCACACATCTTCCAGGGGATTTTATTTACAAAGACGTCAATGGGGACGGGATCATTAACACGCTGGACGAGCGCCCGATCGGTTATGCAGAAGGCGCCAATCCTTACCTGAGCTTTGCGCTTAATGGCAGCGTTTCCTACAAGGGTTTTTCATTGTTTGCCGATTTTGCCGGAGCCTCGTTACAAAGTTTTCAGCGAGCTTTTGAATTAAAAATCCCTTACCAAAACAACGGGACATCGCCGCATTTTATGCTCGAAGACCGCTGGCACCGCGAAGATCCTTTCGATCCCAACAGCAAATGGATCCCCGGAACGTACCCTGCGATCAGAAAGGACAATTCCAGCCATGTGAATTTCCGTAAAAGTGATTTCTGGATCACCAATGTGCGCTATATACGCCTCAGAAACATTGAGTTGGGTTATAGTTTTGATCAAAAAGTTTTCAAAAAACTGGGAAGCAGCGGCCTTCGCATTTATGTGAATGCCAGCAATCTGTTCTCGATCGACAATGTCAAGAAATACGAGATCGATCCTGAGATTTCGTCCGGTAATGCGCTCGTGTATCCGCAGCAGCGATTGTTTAATGCCGGTTTTAGTATCAATTTTTAA
- a CDS encoding RagB/SusD family nutrient uptake outer membrane protein — MQRFSKYILAFFVLIMSGCAEEWLDRKPQNIILEDQIWNDPKLITGLLANYYDRLPYHTDLNHSSTTDATIPNKEGWQDFAAYDEAMWSNNDDARNNIVTYAFERWRLWDYVLVRDINLALENIEKFGTSLTDEQKIQFSAELRFLRAQVYFDLVKRMGGVPLVTKQLIYDYNGDPSYLQQPRAKEEEVYDFIASELDAIKDQLGNGGSNTRANKYTAMALKSRAMLYAGSIAKYNNLMASPISTPGGEVGIPASRAADYYAKSLAASEEIINSGVYSLYKTNPNLGENFYDAVTKKSANPEIILAQDFLVSKDKRHGFTYDNIARNVREDNLSSSSITPSLNLVEDFEYLDGTSGELKTRNAGNTDYIYYNNVADVFANKDARLYGTVVYPGTSFRGTPVQIQAGVKVWSATTNSFQNVESNTLGSNYEDGGLLTGSSGPQRSQTEVTNSGFYLRKYVDQTAMSSTRGIRSDMWWVRYRLGEIYLNAAEAALETGKTANALKYVNLVRERAGFGANSLKALTIARLQNERRVELAFEDHRVWDLKRWRIAHELWNGNASNPDAVMYALYPYRIVRPGHATHGKYVFDKLVAPRFRAPRFFQMGNYYSSIEQIVIDNNPKIVRNPFH; from the coding sequence ATGCAACGATTTTCGAAATATATCCTCGCTTTCTTCGTCCTGATCATGTCGGGATGTGCAGAGGAATGGCTGGACAGAAAGCCGCAAAACATTATCCTGGAAGACCAGATATGGAACGATCCCAAGCTGATAACCGGCCTTCTGGCCAACTATTACGACCGTTTGCCTTACCACACGGATCTTAACCACAGTTCCACAACGGATGCTACTATTCCCAATAAGGAAGGCTGGCAGGATTTTGCAGCATATGATGAGGCCATGTGGTCCAACAATGATGACGCACGGAACAACATTGTCACTTACGCATTCGAGCGATGGAGGCTTTGGGATTATGTGTTGGTAAGGGACATTAATCTTGCGCTTGAAAACATTGAAAAATTTGGCACTTCGCTCACGGATGAGCAGAAAATCCAGTTTTCAGCCGAACTTCGTTTCCTGAGAGCACAGGTTTATTTTGACCTGGTGAAAAGAATGGGCGGTGTGCCGCTGGTTACCAAGCAGTTGATATACGACTACAATGGTGATCCTTCATATCTGCAACAGCCGCGCGCCAAAGAAGAGGAAGTTTACGACTTCATTGCTTCCGAACTCGATGCGATCAAGGACCAGCTGGGCAATGGCGGCAGCAACACGCGTGCCAATAAATACACGGCTATGGCATTGAAAAGCCGCGCCATGCTCTACGCCGGTTCGATTGCAAAATACAATAACCTGATGGCTTCACCCATTTCCACGCCGGGCGGGGAAGTAGGGATCCCGGCGTCACGTGCGGCCGATTATTATGCTAAATCACTGGCTGCTTCGGAGGAGATCATCAACAGCGGCGTGTATTCGCTTTACAAAACAAACCCAAACCTGGGGGAGAACTTTTACGATGCGGTAACCAAGAAATCCGCCAATCCCGAGATCATTCTTGCACAGGATTTTTTGGTAAGCAAAGACAAGCGACATGGTTTCACATATGACAACATTGCCCGCAATGTGCGCGAAGACAACCTGTCCTCTTCGTCGATAACGCCTTCGCTGAACCTGGTTGAAGACTTTGAATATCTGGACGGCACGTCCGGCGAGCTGAAAACACGTAACGCAGGGAATACAGATTACATTTATTACAATAATGTGGCAGATGTGTTTGCCAACAAAGATGCCCGCTTGTACGGGACGGTGGTTTATCCCGGAACATCTTTCCGCGGCACGCCTGTGCAGATCCAGGCTGGGGTAAAAGTTTGGAGCGCTACGACGAACAGCTTTCAAAATGTAGAATCGAACACATTGGGATCGAATTATGAAGATGGTGGCTTGCTAACCGGTTCATCGGGCCCGCAACGCTCTCAGACCGAGGTTACCAACTCTGGTTTTTATCTGAGAAAATATGTGGATCAAACCGCCATGTCCAGCACACGCGGCATCCGCAGCGACATGTGGTGGGTACGTTATCGCCTGGGTGAAATTTACCTGAACGCAGCAGAGGCGGCTCTGGAAACAGGCAAAACAGCCAATGCATTGAAATATGTAAACCTTGTTCGCGAACGTGCGGGCTTTGGGGCAAATAGCCTGAAAGCACTTACCATAGCCCGTTTGCAAAATGAAAGGCGCGTCGAGCTGGCTTTCGAAGACCATCGCGTATGGGACTTGAAAAGATGGCGCATTGCGCATGAGCTTTGGAACGGGAACGCTTCCAATCCCGATGCTGTGATGTATGCCTTATATCCCTACCGCATTGTGCGCCCAGGGCATGCAACGCACGGAAAATACGTGTTTGACAAACTTGTTGCGCCCCGTTTCCGCGCGCCACGCTTCTTCCAGATGGGCAATTACTATTCGTCCATTGAACAGATCGTGATCGATAATAACCCCAAAATTGTCAGGAACCCATTTCATTGA
- a CDS encoding DUF3823 domain-containing protein produces the protein MKANHIHFKFLAVLALSALLSACEKDNRVEPKSVLTGRVVYEGQPIGLRSNGVQLELWQRGYQLFTKIPVHVRQDGTFSASLFDGNYKLVRLRGNGPWVDNTDTIDVALNGSAELDVPVQPYFVFQNENYAKGEGKVSVTFNLKQINTSRTLERVNLYIGTTSIVDPNNNAGNAQEVAANIKDISKPITLTATLSPALAGRDYVYARVGVKTSGVGEMLFGMPQKVMLK, from the coding sequence ATGAAAGCGAATCACATTCATTTTAAATTCCTGGCCGTGCTGGCGCTCTCGGCGCTGCTTAGTGCCTGCGAAAAAGACAACCGCGTGGAGCCAAAATCCGTGCTTACGGGCCGGGTTGTATACGAAGGTCAGCCGATAGGGCTGCGCTCCAATGGTGTGCAGCTGGAACTCTGGCAACGGGGATATCAATTATTTACCAAAATCCCTGTGCATGTAAGGCAGGACGGTACGTTCTCTGCCTCATTGTTTGATGGTAATTACAAACTCGTCCGGCTGCGCGGCAATGGCCCGTGGGTGGACAACACGGATACCATTGATGTTGCCCTGAACGGCAGTGCAGAGCTGGATGTTCCGGTGCAGCCTTACTTTGTTTTTCAAAATGAAAATTATGCAAAAGGCGAGGGAAAGGTTTCGGTAACATTCAATCTGAAACAAATCAACACCTCCCGGACATTGGAAAGGGTGAATTTGTATATCGGCACCACCAGCATCGTAGATCCAAACAACAACGCCGGAAACGCCCAGGAAGTCGCCGCCAACATCAAAGATATCTCCAAGCCCATAACACTAACCGCAACGCTTTCCCCCGCGCTAGCCGGAAGGGACTATGTGTACGCAAGAGTAGGCGTGAAGACGTCCGGAGTAGGAGAGATGCTGTTCGGCATGCCGCAGAAGGTGATGCTGAAGTAA
- a CDS encoding NAD(P)/FAD-dependent oxidoreductase has product MENTDFEVIIIGGSYAGLSAAMSLGRSLRKTLVIDSGKPCNAQTPHSHNFLTQDGRTPKDIALLGKEQVANYPTVQFHDGLAETGRKTENGFEIATATGDTFTAKKLIFATGLKDQMPDIAGYAECWGISVIHCPYCHGYEVKNEKTGILANGDTGFEYAKLISNWTKDLTIFTNGPSELTPEQTEKISTRNIRIVDKPIASLIHKNGLLEKIVFKDQSEEPITAIYSRPAFKQHSAIPEQLGCALTETGLIKLETFQQTTVPGIYAAGDNSHMARSVALAVSSGSMAGALINRELIEEAF; this is encoded by the coding sequence ATGGAAAATACTGATTTTGAAGTAATTATCATTGGCGGAAGCTACGCCGGACTGTCGGCGGCAATGAGCCTGGGCAGGTCATTAAGAAAGACATTGGTTATCGACAGCGGCAAACCCTGCAATGCCCAAACGCCACATTCACACAACTTCCTCACACAAGACGGGCGGACGCCAAAAGACATCGCGCTATTAGGCAAAGAACAAGTTGCAAATTACCCGACCGTGCAATTTCACGATGGGCTGGCCGAAACCGGCCGCAAAACAGAAAATGGATTTGAGATAGCAACTGCAACCGGCGACACATTCACTGCCAAAAAACTGATTTTCGCCACAGGATTAAAAGATCAGATGCCAGACATTGCAGGTTATGCCGAATGCTGGGGAATATCGGTCATACATTGCCCCTACTGCCATGGTTATGAGGTAAAAAACGAAAAAACCGGCATTTTAGCGAACGGGGACACTGGTTTTGAGTATGCAAAGTTAATTTCAAACTGGACCAAAGATCTGACCATTTTCACAAATGGCCCTTCCGAACTTACGCCTGAGCAAACTGAAAAAATTTCCACCCGCAACATCCGCATTGTCGACAAACCCATTGCGTCGCTTATCCATAAAAATGGGCTCCTCGAAAAGATCGTTTTCAAAGACCAATCCGAGGAGCCCATCACAGCAATTTATTCCCGTCCCGCATTCAAACAACATTCAGCCATTCCCGAACAACTGGGCTGCGCACTTACAGAAACCGGGCTTATAAAGCTGGAAACGTTCCAGCAAACCACCGTCCCAGGCATTTACGCAGCAGGAGACAACTCCCACATGGCCCGATCCGTAGCCCTGGCAGTATCCTCCGGCAGCATGGCCGGCGCACTGATCAATCGGGAGCTGATCGAAGAGGCGTTTTGA
- a CDS encoding efflux transporter outer membrane subunit produces MKPKFRQLYIPLSLLATVLIASCKVSKDYQRPEVALPTQYRNVTFADTATIADMEWRKFFPDTTLQGLIQRGLSYNYDLQLALKRIDVAEQQVKQAKFLQIPTLDLQITGTYNRPSSNSLNGLSASNFLKSKHIENYLGAVNLSWEADIWGKIRRQQQATLGQYLQTYEATKAVQTKLVADIAKGFFNLLMLDKQLAIAKSNLELSDNTLRLTRLLKDAGEVTSLSIQQSEAQRESIALLLPQLEQDIAIQENALQILTGQMPDSIARNVQLSDFNATDSLATGVPAGVLSRRPDVRAAEMSVLVANAQLGVAQASMYPSLIITAAGGIESFKSSNWFNIPGSLFGLAAGTIARPILARRELKTNLEVAKIQREQSVIQFRQSVLNAVGEVSNSLVQTQKLKEQEAIANNQVTILQAAITNAQLLYKSDMANYLEVITAQGNALQAELNLAFIRSQSLIARVDLYRSLGGGWK; encoded by the coding sequence ATGAAACCGAAATTTAGACAATTATATATCCCGCTTTCCCTGCTGGCAACGGTGCTGATCGCCTCCTGCAAAGTGAGCAAGGACTATCAGCGGCCGGAAGTCGCCCTGCCTACCCAGTATCGCAATGTCACTTTTGCCGACACGGCTACCATTGCGGACATGGAATGGAGAAAATTCTTCCCTGACACTACATTGCAAGGGCTTATCCAGCGCGGATTGTCCTATAATTATGACTTGCAACTGGCTTTGAAACGTATTGACGTGGCCGAGCAGCAAGTTAAACAGGCGAAATTTTTACAGATCCCGACACTGGATTTACAGATTACAGGCACCTACAACCGTCCTTCCAGCAACAGTTTGAACGGACTTAGTGCAAGTAATTTTCTAAAATCGAAGCACATTGAAAACTATCTCGGCGCAGTGAACCTGAGCTGGGAAGCAGACATCTGGGGCAAGATCCGCAGGCAGCAGCAGGCTACATTAGGCCAGTATCTGCAAACCTATGAAGCAACAAAAGCGGTTCAAACCAAGCTTGTTGCGGACATTGCCAAGGGTTTCTTCAATCTTTTAATGCTGGACAAACAACTGGCAATTGCCAAAAGCAACCTGGAATTGAGCGATAATACTTTGCGCCTGACCCGTCTTTTGAAAGATGCAGGAGAGGTTACCTCGCTTTCTATCCAACAATCCGAAGCCCAGCGCGAGTCCATCGCCTTGCTTCTTCCGCAGCTGGAACAGGACATTGCGATTCAGGAAAATGCCTTGCAAATACTGACCGGACAAATGCCTGACAGCATTGCGCGCAACGTGCAGCTCTCCGATTTCAATGCAACCGACAGCCTGGCAACCGGTGTGCCGGCAGGTGTTTTGAGCCGCCGTCCTGATGTCAGAGCTGCTGAAATGTCCGTTTTGGTGGCCAATGCGCAATTGGGTGTTGCACAGGCAAGTATGTATCCTTCACTGATTATTACTGCAGCCGGCGGGATCGAATCGTTCAAATCCAGCAACTGGTTCAACATTCCGGGATCATTGTTTGGCTTGGCGGCAGGGACCATTGCGCGTCCTATTCTGGCAAGACGAGAGTTGAAAACCAATCTGGAAGTTGCCAAAATACAGCGCGAACAGTCGGTGATCCAGTTCCGTCAGTCGGTGCTGAATGCGGTGGGCGAGGTTTCTAATTCTTTGGTTCAAACCCAAAAATTGAAAGAGCAGGAAGCGATCGCCAATAATCAGGTAACTATTTTACAGGCAGCCATTACCAATGCACAATTACTTTACAAAAGTGATATGGCCAATTATCTGGAGGTGATCACTGCACAGGGCAATGCTTTACAAGCTGAACTGAACCTCGCATTCATCCGCAGCCAGTCTCTCATTGCCCGGGTAGATCTTTACCGGAGCCTAGGCGGCGGTTGGAAATGA